Proteins encoded by one window of Thunnus thynnus chromosome 3, fThuThy2.1, whole genome shotgun sequence:
- the gemin6 gene encoding gem-associated protein 6: protein MQCGWPLLGPLQWIRYVNKQVKVKAGKDEELCGWLLTVDPVSASLVMVDFGEVGGASVRVVMGHAVQQVEVLQDADEETARRLQAVFTPPETRGLDLDPEQLRRRRDCVRRWLEKNRVPVQEDGEQLMVAGALTLTAPYRPEDCSSSNQIILDRVQRLLRADPHHLSPPEDADQDQA from the exons ATGCAGTGCGGCTGGCCTCTGTTAGGTCCGCTGCAGTGGATCCGTTACGTCAACAAACAGGTGAAGGTGAAGGCGGGAAAAGACGAGGAGCTCTGTGGCTGGCTGCTGACTGTGGACCCGGTGTCCGCCAG TCTGGTCATGGTGGACTTCGGTGAGGTGGGCGGAGCCTCGGTGCGGGTGGTGATGGGTCACGCGGTGCAGCAGGTGGAGGTCCTGCAGGATGCGGATGAGGAGACAGCACGGCGGCTGCAGGCGGTCTTCACCCCCCCTGAGACCCGTGGCTTGGACCTGGATCCGGAGCAGCTGCGGCGGCGGCGGGACTGCGTGCGGCGCTGGCTGGAGAAGAACCGGGTCCCGGTGCAGGAGGACGGCGAGCAGCTGATGGTGGCCGGAGCGCTGACGCTCACCGCTCCGTACAGACCGGAGGACTGCAGCAGCTCCAACCAGATCATCCTGGACCGGGTCCAGAGGCTGTTACGGGCCGATCCGCATCACCTGAGCCCACCTGAGGACGCAGACCAGGACCAGGCCTGA
- the LOC137180452 gene encoding serine/arginine-rich splicing factor 7-like isoform X2 has translation MSRSGRYGGETKVYVGNLGTGAGKGELERAFGYYGPLRTVWIARNPPGFAFVEFEDPRDADDAVRGLDGKTICGSRVRVELSTGMPRRSRYERPPARRPFDPDDKCYECGEKGHYAYDCHRYSRRSRRSRSRSRSRSRGRRYSRSRSRSRSRGRRSRSSPRRSRSATPRRSRSRSGSGSGSRSRGRSRSGSMGRSRSGSPARSRSTSRSRRRSESSDGDE, from the exons ATGTCCCGGTCTGGTCGGTACGGAGGAG AGACAAAGGTGTATGTGGGGAACCTGGGGACAGGGGCGGGGAAAGGCGAGCTGGAGCGGGCGTTTGGGTACTACGGCCCCCTCAGGACGGTCTGGATTGCCAGGAACCCACCAGGGTTCGCCTTCGTGGAGTTTGAAGATCCACGAGACGCTGACGACGCCGTCCGAGGGTTAGACGGCAA GACGATCTGTGGGAGTCGTGTGCGGGTGGAACTCTCTACGGGAATGCCGCGGCGTTCTCGGTACGAGCGGCCGCCCGCCCGCCGGCCGTTCGACCCGGATGATAAGTGTTACGAGTGCGGAGAAAAAGGTCACTACGCCTACGACTGTCACCGCTACAGCCGCCGGAGCCGTAGGAGCAG gtccaggtctcGGTCCAGGTCTCGGGGGAGGCGTTACTCCCGCAGCAGGAGTCGCAGCCGGAGCCGAGGGAGGAG gtccaggtcctcCCCCAGAAGGTCTCGCTCCGCCACGCCGAGGAGGTCCAG GTCCAGGTCCGGGTCCGGGTCCGGGTCTAGGTCTCGAGGTCGCAGCAG GTCTGGATCGATGGGTCGATCTCGCTCTGGATCTCCAGCTAGAAG TCGCTCGACGTCTCGGAGTCGCCGCCGCAGTGAAAGTTCAGACGGAGACGAATga
- the LOC137180452 gene encoding serine/arginine-rich splicing factor 7-like isoform X4: protein MSRSGRYGGETKVYVGNLGTGAGKGELERAFGYYGPLRTVWIARNPPGFAFVEFEDPRDADDAVRGLDGKTICGSRVRVELSTGMPRRSRYERPPARRPFDPDDKCYECGEKGHYAYDCHRYSRRSRRSRSRSSPRRSRSATPRRSRSRSGSGSGSRSRGRSRSGSMGRSRSGSPARSRSTSRSRRRSESSDGDE, encoded by the exons ATGTCCCGGTCTGGTCGGTACGGAGGAG AGACAAAGGTGTATGTGGGGAACCTGGGGACAGGGGCGGGGAAAGGCGAGCTGGAGCGGGCGTTTGGGTACTACGGCCCCCTCAGGACGGTCTGGATTGCCAGGAACCCACCAGGGTTCGCCTTCGTGGAGTTTGAAGATCCACGAGACGCTGACGACGCCGTCCGAGGGTTAGACGGCAA GACGATCTGTGGGAGTCGTGTGCGGGTGGAACTCTCTACGGGAATGCCGCGGCGTTCTCGGTACGAGCGGCCGCCCGCCCGCCGGCCGTTCGACCCGGATGATAAGTGTTACGAGTGCGGAGAAAAAGGTCACTACGCCTACGACTGTCACCGCTACAGCCGCCGGAGCCGTAGGAGCAG gtccaggtcctcCCCCAGAAGGTCTCGCTCCGCCACGCCGAGGAGGTCCAG GTCCAGGTCCGGGTCCGGGTCCGGGTCTAGGTCTCGAGGTCGCAGCAG GTCTGGATCGATGGGTCGATCTCGCTCTGGATCTCCAGCTAGAAG TCGCTCGACGTCTCGGAGTCGCCGCCGCAGTGAAAGTTCAGACGGAGACGAATga
- the LOC137180452 gene encoding uncharacterized protein isoform X3 — protein MSRSGRYGGETKVYVGNLGTGAGKGELERAFGYYGPLRTVWIARNPPGFAFVEFEDPRDADDAVRGLDGRSVGVVCGWNSLRECRGVLGTSGRPPAGRSTRMISVTSAEKKVTTPTTVTATAAGAVGAGPGPPPEGLAPPRRGGPGPGPGPGPGLGLEVAAGLDRWVDLALDLQLEVARRLGVAAAVKVQTETNEDFLFVCKNVVLFLNRFSC, from the exons ATGTCCCGGTCTGGTCGGTACGGAGGAG AGACAAAGGTGTATGTGGGGAACCTGGGGACAGGGGCGGGGAAAGGCGAGCTGGAGCGGGCGTTTGGGTACTACGGCCCCCTCAGGACGGTCTGGATTGCCAGGAACCCACCAGGGTTCGCCTTCGTGGAGTTTGAAGATCCACGAGACGCTGACGACGCCGTCCGAGGGTTAGACG GACGATCTGTGGGAGTCGTGTGCGGGTGGAACTCTCTACGGGAATGCCGCGGCGTTCTCGGTACGAGCGGCCGCCCGCCCGCCGGCCGTTCGACCCGGATGATAAGTGTTACGAGTGCGGAGAAAAAGGTCACTACGCCTACGACTGTCACCGCTACAGCCGCCGGAGCCGTAGGAGCAG gtccaggtcctcCCCCAGAAGGTCTCGCTCCGCCACGCCGAGGAGGTCCAG GTCCAGGTCCGGGTCCGGGTCCGGGTCTAGGTCTCGAGGTCGCAGCAG GTCTGGATCGATGGGTCGATCTCGCTCTGGATCTCCAGCTAGAAG TCGCTCGACGTCTCGGAGTCGCCGCCGCAGTGAAAGTTCAGACGGAGACGAATgaagattttctgtttgtttgtaaaaatgtagttttgtttttgaacaGATTTagttgttga
- the LOC137180452 gene encoding serine/arginine-rich splicing factor 1-like isoform X1, whose product MSRSGRYGGETKVYVGNLGTGAGKGELERAFGYYGPLRTVWIARNPPGFAFVEFEDPRDADDAVRGLDGRSVGVVCGWNSLRECRGVLGTSGRPPAGRSTRMISVTSAEKKVTTPTTVTATAAGAVGAGPGLGPGLGGGVTPAAGVAAGAEGGGPGPPPEGLAPPRRGGPGPGPGPGPGLGLEVAAGLDRWVDLALDLQLEVARRLGVAAAVKVQTETNEDFLFVCKNVVLFLNRFSC is encoded by the exons ATGTCCCGGTCTGGTCGGTACGGAGGAG AGACAAAGGTGTATGTGGGGAACCTGGGGACAGGGGCGGGGAAAGGCGAGCTGGAGCGGGCGTTTGGGTACTACGGCCCCCTCAGGACGGTCTGGATTGCCAGGAACCCACCAGGGTTCGCCTTCGTGGAGTTTGAAGATCCACGAGACGCTGACGACGCCGTCCGAGGGTTAGACG GACGATCTGTGGGAGTCGTGTGCGGGTGGAACTCTCTACGGGAATGCCGCGGCGTTCTCGGTACGAGCGGCCGCCCGCCCGCCGGCCGTTCGACCCGGATGATAAGTGTTACGAGTGCGGAGAAAAAGGTCACTACGCCTACGACTGTCACCGCTACAGCCGCCGGAGCCGTAGGAGCAG gtccaggtctcGGTCCAGGTCTCGGGGGAGGCGTTACTCCCGCAGCAGGAGTCGCAGCCGGAGCCGAGGGAGGAG gtccaggtcctcCCCCAGAAGGTCTCGCTCCGCCACGCCGAGGAGGTCCAG GTCCAGGTCCGGGTCCGGGTCCGGGTCTAGGTCTCGAGGTCGCAGCAG GTCTGGATCGATGGGTCGATCTCGCTCTGGATCTCCAGCTAGAAG TCGCTCGACGTCTCGGAGTCGCCGCCGCAGTGAAAGTTCAGACGGAGACGAATgaagattttctgtttgtttgtaaaaatgtagttttgtttttgaacaGATTTagttgttga